The Sulfurospirillum halorespirans DSM 13726 genome has a window encoding:
- a CDS encoding bile acid:sodium symporter family protein translates to MIHRLNALFPLWAILFSLLAYNMPTLFVPMKGSITPLLIAIMFFMGVTLRLEDFARVLKAPKAILLTVALQFFIMPLAALLISKAFYFSTELMVGMVLVGAVSGGTASNVMTYLAKGDVALSITMTLTSTLLSVVATPFLTLLYVGQSVPVPATDMLLSIAQIVLAPVVLGVVVNYFLQTTIKRYEPYLATFSMIAIVFIIAIVVALNQGRIANIAFLTVLGIMLHNLSGLASGYYVAKWFGYSHTICKTIAIEVGMQNSGLAVALAMKYFTPLSALPGAIFSVWHNISGALLAGYWSRQK, encoded by the coding sequence ATGATTCATCGTCTCAATGCACTCTTCCCTCTTTGGGCTATTCTTTTTTCACTGCTAGCGTATAACATGCCAACGCTTTTCGTACCGATGAAAGGCTCTATTACACCCTTGCTGATTGCGATTATGTTTTTTATGGGTGTGACCCTTCGTTTAGAAGATTTTGCACGTGTCCTAAAGGCGCCTAAAGCGATTCTTTTAACCGTAGCGTTGCAATTTTTCATTATGCCACTTGCGGCACTTTTGATCTCAAAAGCATTTTATTTTTCAACCGAACTGATGGTGGGAATGGTTCTTGTAGGTGCTGTTTCAGGAGGCACGGCTTCAAATGTTATGACCTATCTTGCCAAAGGCGATGTCGCACTTTCCATTACCATGACACTCACATCAACCTTGCTTTCCGTGGTCGCCACACCTTTTTTAACACTGCTCTATGTAGGGCAAAGCGTTCCTGTTCCTGCGACAGATATGCTCTTAAGCATCGCACAAATTGTCCTTGCACCTGTTGTTTTGGGCGTGGTTGTGAACTATTTTTTACAGACAACGATTAAACGTTATGAGCCTTACTTAGCAACGTTTTCAATGATTGCAATTGTGTTTATTATTGCGATTGTTGTCGCACTCAACCAAGGACGCATCGCCAATATTGCCTTTTTAACGGTTCTTGGCATCATGCTTCATAATCTCTCAGGATTGGCGAGTGGCTACTATGTTGCAAAATGGTTTGGGTACTCTCATACGATTTGCAAAACAATCGCGATTGAAGTAGGCATGCAAAACTCGGGTTTAGCAGTCGCACTCGCTATGAAATATTTCACACCGCTGAGCGCACTTCCAGGAGCCATTTTCAGTGTTTGGCACAACATCTCTGGGGCTTTACTTGCAGGGTATTGGTCAAGGCAAAAATAG
- a CDS encoding peptidylprolyl isomerase, producing MSALKTYDYTKEQLAAFQYAIIKMEKGDIIIKLNPEETPIAVANFATLANDKFYDGLIFHRVIKNFMAQGGCPSGRGTGGPGWNIACECKGQKSKHKRGSLSMAHAGANTGGSQFFICFVDCPHLDGVHTVFGAIAKEDKESFKVLDSIAQNDAMITIEIKETL from the coding sequence ATGAGCGCACTCAAAACCTATGACTACACAAAAGAGCAATTGGCTGCTTTTCAATACGCTATTATCAAGATGGAAAAAGGCGATATTATCATCAAGCTCAATCCTGAAGAGACTCCTATCGCGGTTGCAAACTTTGCAACACTTGCCAATGACAAATTCTACGATGGACTTATTTTCCACCGTGTCATCAAAAACTTTATGGCACAAGGCGGTTGTCCAAGCGGTCGCGGAACAGGCGGTCCTGGTTGGAACATCGCATGCGAATGCAAAGGTCAAAAAAGCAAACATAAACGAGGATCTCTTTCAATGGCACATGCAGGGGCAAACACAGGTGGAAGTCAGTTCTTCATCTGCTTTGTGGATTGTCCTCATTTAGATGGCGTTCACACCGTTTTTGGTGCCATCGCAAAAGAGGATAAAGAGAGCTTTAAAGTGCTTGATAGCATCGCACAAAACGATGCAATGATCACCATCGAGATCAAAGAAACACTTTAA
- a CDS encoding WD40 repeat domain-containing protein codes for MLPSSREITFHSAISSACVVDESTLQIIDHQCHLHKIDLNELKIIKSTPLLTRHENTPFDYYKRPFAVGKHLAYLAFADQGLEHVIDTHAKIVPITTFHYNQTESITKAAFSENDTYLITGNERGRSYIISAEDGTIQAELPPSSDAITAVAVSDTYHLGAYASFSRDLVVYKMNSFSTLFNQKIDAVVEMMLFVDEQTLIAITRNGKIITIDLFKGEVTKQRELDQNIWPSTMVLSHSKKFIYIGTRESTLFAVYVKTLDSLYQVKLPYHGVTVLCRTQKYFIMGFKTGELIFYNHRELEEQFIAHITLKQIKEACLIFQKNIFLMSHRETKKIYEYWQEEKETIMNLLSRSDIEQAQKKAEPFMFHPKCKLEFSELETLLPHLIALQRFVRSMSYAPAYDLVARKPELRKSSLFAHVEALWNKNLQQAQILLSREPLMNKEAAKESLHAFLEVEEKKLLIENMLKRSGTFTMAETAVKEKNFHFYFRLVAQNTFLESTPLYQKVLQIGERIQNEALKLLEAKNYHQASLLAELLHPFRPYQNQANRLKEVSKALLLLEEYVAKNLLFEAVQLQDHYQLQSHYALVNELEGMKQRFFNEQMALIDAKEYESVLSHIEPYVRIVTCKQNSANIMKKIYIAHFKDAHQEMDNAIDWEKSFVTYLHFFKGDKLLVEFAKESHKLDILQRIIRLEPPLENPLYPSNVLVYRNIPAKKLS; via the coding sequence ATGTTGCCAAGTTCAAGAGAGATAACGTTTCATAGCGCGATCTCTAGCGCATGCGTGGTGGATGAATCCACACTGCAAATCATCGACCATCAATGCCATTTACACAAAATTGATCTCAATGAACTTAAAATCATTAAAAGCACCCCTCTGTTAACCCGTCATGAAAACACCCCTTTTGATTACTACAAGCGTCCTTTTGCCGTAGGGAAACATCTAGCCTACCTCGCCTTTGCAGACCAAGGACTTGAGCACGTCATCGACACACACGCTAAAATTGTGCCCATCACAACGTTTCACTACAACCAAACTGAAAGTATCACCAAAGCCGCTTTTAGTGAAAATGACACCTATCTGATCACGGGAAATGAGCGCGGGCGCAGTTACATTATCAGCGCAGAAGATGGTACCATCCAAGCAGAACTGCCACCATCTTCTGATGCCATCACCGCAGTAGCCGTCTCGGATACCTACCATCTTGGAGCATATGCCTCGTTTTCACGCGACTTGGTTGTTTATAAAATGAATAGTTTTAGCACGCTTTTTAATCAAAAAATCGATGCTGTGGTTGAAATGATGCTCTTTGTGGATGAGCAAACACTTATTGCTATTACCCGAAATGGCAAAATCATCACCATTGATCTTTTTAAAGGCGAAGTAACGAAACAAAGAGAGCTCGATCAAAATATCTGGCCCTCCACGATGGTGCTCTCACACAGTAAAAAATTTATTTACATAGGCACACGTGAGTCCACTCTGTTTGCGGTCTATGTCAAAACGCTTGATAGTCTCTACCAAGTCAAACTCCCCTACCATGGCGTTACGGTACTGTGCCGAACGCAAAAGTATTTTATTATGGGATTTAAAACGGGTGAGCTTATTTTTTACAACCACCGTGAACTTGAAGAGCAATTTATCGCGCACATTACCCTTAAGCAGATCAAAGAGGCGTGTCTTATTTTTCAAAAAAACATCTTTTTGATGTCGCACCGTGAGACCAAAAAGATTTACGAATACTGGCAAGAAGAGAAAGAGACCATCATGAACCTGCTCTCACGAAGCGACATTGAACAAGCGCAAAAAAAAGCGGAACCTTTTATGTTTCATCCCAAATGCAAACTCGAATTTAGCGAACTTGAAACACTTCTGCCCCATCTCATCGCACTGCAACGCTTTGTGCGAAGCATGAGCTATGCTCCTGCGTACGATCTGGTTGCTCGTAAACCAGAGCTACGAAAAAGTTCTCTCTTTGCACATGTTGAAGCCTTATGGAATAAAAACCTTCAACAAGCGCAAATTTTACTCTCACGCGAACCGTTGATGAACAAAGAGGCGGCTAAGGAGAGTTTGCATGCTTTTTTAGAGGTGGAAGAGAAGAAGCTACTCATTGAAAATATGCTCAAACGCTCAGGCACGTTTACCATGGCAGAAACAGCGGTTAAAGAGAAAAACTTCCACTTTTATTTCCGTCTCGTGGCACAAAATACCTTTTTAGAATCCACACCACTCTACCAAAAAGTGCTTCAAATAGGAGAGCGTATCCAAAATGAGGCGCTTAAATTGCTTGAAGCAAAAAACTACCATCAAGCGTCCTTGCTTGCTGAGCTTTTACACCCATTTAGACCCTACCAAAACCAAGCCAATAGACTCAAAGAGGTCTCCAAAGCCCTGCTTCTTTTAGAGGAGTACGTAGCGAAAAATCTGCTCTTTGAAGCGGTGCAACTGCAAGATCACTATCAGCTGCAAAGTCACTACGCGCTTGTGAACGAACTTGAAGGGATGAAGCAGAGATTTTTTAATGAACAGATGGCGCTCATTGATGCCAAAGAGTATGAGAGCGTTTTGAGCCATATTGAGCCTTATGTGCGTATTGTTACATGTAAACAAAACAGTGCCAATATCATGAAAAAAATCTACATTGCTCACTTTAAAGATGCGCACCAAGAGATGGATAACGCCATTGATTGGGAAAAATCGTTTGTTACTTATTTGCACTTTTTCAAAGGCGACAAACTCTTAGTCGAATTTGCGAAAGAGAGCCACAAACTCGATATACTACAGCGCATCATCCGCTTGGAGCCTCCATTGGAAAATCCACTCTATCCTTCAAACGTGCTGGTTTACCGCAACATTCCTGCTAAAAAACTGAGTTAA